A part of Danaus plexippus chromosome 27, MEX_DaPlex, whole genome shotgun sequence genomic DNA contains:
- the LOC116775783 gene encoding 3-oxoacyl-[acyl-carrier-protein] reductase FabG-like, whose product MNFKNKVILITGAASGIGREIAIQFAKLSANLSLLDIDLENLKSVAEECRNLSESKVFTLVADLGKSDNVKTVVDLIKQDFGKIDVLVNNAGIARIGDIKCDDLLKDVDNVLNINLISGITLTHYAAEALIESKGCIINIASIMAEKAGIGSLAYNVSKAAVLQFTKCVALELADSGVRVNCISPGSVKTNVLNNVLPPSEDFNKFWDGLIEDHPMRQLTTTEDIAHMAVFLASDKAKSITGCNYIVDSGKTLIKFASHFP is encoded by the coding sequence atgaattttaaaaataaagtaatattaataacggGTGCTGCTTCTGGTATAGGAAGGGAAATTGCTATTCAATTTGCTAAACTATCTGCAAATTTATCATTACTAGATATCGACTTAGAAAATTTGAAGTCCGTCGCAGAAGAGTGTCGTAATTTGAGTGAATCTAAAGTATTTACATTGGTTGCAGATTTAGGAAAGAGTGATAACGTGAAAACTGTcgttgatttaataaaacaagacTTCGGGAAGATTGATGTACTTGTGAATAATGCTGGCATTGCTCGTATCGGTGATATAAAATGTGATGATTTATTGAAGGACGTTGACAATGTCCTTAATATTAATCTGATTTCTGGTATAACTCTTACACATTATGCTGCCGAGGCTTTAATAGAAAGTAAAggatgtattattaatatagcaaGTATAATGGCAGAGAAAGCAGGTATAGGTTCACTAGCGTACAATGTATCGAAGGCTGCAGTgttacaatttacaaaatgtGTGGCCTTGGAGCTCGCTGATAGCGGAGTTCGTGTGAATTGCATATCCCCAGGATCGGTGAAGACTAATGTTTTGAATAATGTGCTACCACCTTCAGAAGACTTCAATAAGTTTTGGGATGGTTTAATTGAGGACCATCCAATGCGGCAGTTAACTACAACCGAAGATATCGCACACATGGCAGTGTTTTTGGCAAGTGACAAAGCAAAAAGCATCACTGGCTGTAATTACATTGTGGACTCTGGAAAAACATTGATCAAATTTGCCTCTCACTTTCCATGA